The genome window TCTTTCTGCATACATAATGGCGTTACTCTTTCTTTCTTTATCTCCGATAAAAATGCAACTTTATGGATGGAGCGCGCCGCTAGCTTGACAGGTGGAATAGTAGCGCCTTCTTTGGAACTTGCACAAAGTTTTGAACCTCAAAACGATTTTCTTCAATTATCGCTAGTCTTACCACAGAGTCCGGAAATATCTGGATATCCTGATCAATCGATGCTTGCTCTTTATATGGATGTCGGCTTACTGCAAACTCGAGATTGGTTACCGCTTTGTCCAAATTTAATTCAAAATAAAAAATAAGAACCGTAAAGGAATAAGCTTTTCGGGAGAGAGATTTTTATTTATGGGAGGCGAGTTATCGTGACTGATGATAAGAAAAATATCCCCGAAATAATGGAACAAAGAAAAAAATATGAAGCAAAAGTAGAAAAAGTATTGGAAAAACGGCCAGAACGCCGAAAGGAATTCCACACAGGTGGAAATTTACATTTGAAGAGGGTTTATGACCCCTCTGATCTTAAAGATTTTAACTATGTACAAGATCTCAACTATCCTGGCGAATATCCTTTTACACGAGGTGTTCAGCCCACGTTATACCGAGGACGCCTTTGGACAATGCGTCAGTATGCCGGTTTTGGAAATGCTGAAGAATCAAATGAAAGATATCGGTATCTTCTTTCACAGGGAACAACAGGACTTTCAGTAGCTTTTGATTTGCCCACACAGATCGGCTATGATTCTGACCATCCTATGGCTCAGGGAGAATGCGGAAAAGTAGGAGTGGCCATTGATAGCCTTGCCGATATGGAAGTTTTATTCAATGAAATTCCTTTAGACAAAGTGTCTACTTCCATGACAATCAACGCTCCAGCAAGCGTGCTTCTTGCTATGTATATTTGCGTTGGGGAAAAACAAGGAGTTCCTGCAAACCAATTAGCTGGAACCATTCAAAATGATATTTTGAAGGAGTATATAGCTAGAGGAACATATATATTCCCACCTAAGCCATCCATGCGTCTTATTACGGACATCTTCGAATTCTGCAGTAAAAATGTTCCTAAATGGAATACTATTTCAATTTCCGGGTATCACATCCGAGAAGCAGGTAGTACAGCAGCACAAGAAATAGCCTTTACGTTGGCAGACGGTATTGCCTATGTTGAGGCAGCAAAGAAAAAGGGACTTGATCCTAACGTATTCGGAAAACGTCTTTCCTTCTTCTTCAACGCTCATAATGATTTCCTCGAAGAAGTGGCAAAATACCGAGCTGCACGGAGAATGTGGGCTCAAATTATGAAAGAACGTTTTGGCGTTACTGATCAAAAAGCTCAGACCCTTCGTTTCCATACTCAAACAGGTGGGTCAACCCTTACAGCACAACAGCCCGAAAACAACATAGTACGAGTAACGTTACAGGCTCTTGCTGCAGTATTAGGTGGTACCCAGTCGCTACATACCAATAGTATGGATGAAGCATTGGCACTGCCCTCTGAAAAGAGCGTAGGCATAGCATTGAAAACACAGCAAATCATTGCCTATGAATCAGGCGTGGCCAATACTATTGATCCTCTTGCAGGCAGCTATGTCATTGAAAGTCTGACAAATGAAATTCAACAGAAAGCTGAAGAATATATTAATCAAATTGATGATATGGGTGGAATGCTTGTTGCCATAGAAAAAGGATATGTGCAAAAACATATACAGGATGCAGCATATGCATATCAAAGAGCTATCGAAACAAACGACGCTATTGTCGTAGGTGTAAACAAGTTCCAGATTGAAGAAAACAACAAAGATATGAAACTTCTCAAAGTCGACGAAACTGTGGGAGAGCGCCAAATTAAAAATCTGAAGAAAATGAAAGAAAATCGCGATAATATCAAAGTTCATGACACATTAGAAGCTATACGTAAAGCCGCACGCGATGAATCTCAAAATATGATGCCCCTTATTATTGATGCTGTTCGAAATTATGCTACTGAGGGTGAAATTTGCGGGATTCTGAGGGAAGAATTTGGAGAATATACGGAAAATATCATTTTGTAACTGGAGGAATGAGTTATGGCTGAGAAAAAAATCCGAGTTGTAATAGCAAAACCAGGCCTTGATGGTCATGATAGGGGCGCAAAAGTAGTTGCAAGAGCCCTTCGTGATGCCGGCATGGAAGTTATCTATACAGGCCTCCGCCAAACCCCTGAACAGATTGTCGATACGGCAATCCAGGAAGACGCTGACGCTATAGGTATTAGCATTCTCTCAGGAGCACATAGTTTCTATTTCTCAAAGATTATTAGCCTCTTAAAAGATAATAACGCTAGTGACATTATTGTTTTTGGAGGAGGCGTCATACCTGAAAGTGATATCCCATCTCTTTTGGAAATGGGGGCCGGAGCAATTTTTGGACCTGGCACTCCAACTTCTGTGTGTGCTAAATGGCTTGAAAAAGCTGTAGCTGAAAAAAGGCAGAAAGAGACTGTTTAGCTGTGAGCTTGCTTGCAGAAAAAGCTTTACATGGTGATATCAGGGCTTTAGCCAGAATAATCTCTCTCGTTGAAAACGAAGCACCAGAAACCGAAGAGATTATGAAGTATCTATATCCCCATACAGGCAAGGCGCTTGTCATAGGGATAACGGGCAGTCCAGGTGCAGGGAAAAGCACTTTAGTTGACAAACTAATATCCGAATTTAGGAAAAAGGACAAGTCAGTTGGAATTATTGCAGTTGATCCATCAAGTCCCTTTAGCGGGGGAGCCATACTTGCAGACCGAATTCGTATGCAACGCCATGCCAATGATAAAGATGTTTTTATCCGCAGCATGGGAACACGTGGTTCTCTTGGTGGTGTCAGCCGCAGTACAAGGGAAGCTGTTAAAATTCTTGATGCCTGTGGGAAAGATGTTATTCTGATAGAAACAGTAGGTGTGGGACAATCAGAAATAGACATCGTCAAATTGGCAGATACTGTTTGTTTGGTACTTGTCCCCGGCATGGGTGATGATATTCAAATTATGAAAGCTGGCATTATGGAGATTGCTGATGTTTTTGTCGTTAATAAAGCAGATCGGCCAGGTGCCGAAAAGATAGTGGCAGAAGTCAAACTTATGCTTGATCTTATTGGTAAAACAGCGTGGTACCCACCTATCAATATGACCGTAGCTGAAAAGGGAGACGGGGTAGCTGAACTTGTAGAAGGCATCGAAAAACATCACGAATTCCTTAAAGAGAGTGCTCAAGGCTTAAGAAAACAAAAAAACAAAGTGGTTGAAGAAGTAAGAGAAATCCTCAGTCGTGATATTGCTAAAAAAGTTGAAAAAGCCTGGCAAAACCAAGGGACTAATGAACACATCGAAGCCATACTTGAAAAAGAGACAGACCCCTATACCGTTGCACATGCAATATTACACGACGTTGTAAAAAATGAAGGATAGAAAGAGAGGGGGCAACTAGAGTTATGACGAATCGGAGTATCGAAGAACTTTGTGCAGAATTGGATCGCAAGCGCGCCGAGGCCCAGCAGGGCGGTGGAGCGAAGGCCATAGAGAAGCAGCGATCGAAGGGGAAGGGGACA of Aminobacterium sp. MB27-C1 contains these proteins:
- a CDS encoding methylmalonyl-CoA mutase, yielding MEQRKKYEAKVEKVLEKRPERRKEFHTGGNLHLKRVYDPSDLKDFNYVQDLNYPGEYPFTRGVQPTLYRGRLWTMRQYAGFGNAEESNERYRYLLSQGTTGLSVAFDLPTQIGYDSDHPMAQGECGKVGVAIDSLADMEVLFNEIPLDKVSTSMTINAPASVLLAMYICVGEKQGVPANQLAGTIQNDILKEYIARGTYIFPPKPSMRLITDIFEFCSKNVPKWNTISISGYHIREAGSTAAQEIAFTLADGIAYVEAAKKKGLDPNVFGKRLSFFFNAHNDFLEEVAKYRAARRMWAQIMKERFGVTDQKAQTLRFHTQTGGSTLTAQQPENNIVRVTLQALAAVLGGTQSLHTNSMDEALALPSEKSVGIALKTQQIIAYESGVANTIDPLAGSYVIESLTNEIQQKAEEYINQIDDMGGMLVAIEKGYVQKHIQDAAYAYQRAIETNDAIVVGVNKFQIEENNKDMKLLKVDETVGERQIKNLKKMKENRDNIKVHDTLEAIRKAARDESQNMMPLIIDAVRNYATEGEICGILREEFGEYTENIIL
- a CDS encoding cobalamin B12-binding domain-containing protein, coding for MAEKKIRVVIAKPGLDGHDRGAKVVARALRDAGMEVIYTGLRQTPEQIVDTAIQEDADAIGISILSGAHSFYFSKIISLLKDNNASDIIVFGGGVIPESDIPSLLEMGAGAIFGPGTPTSVCAKWLEKAVAEKRQKETV
- the meaB gene encoding methylmalonyl Co-A mutase-associated GTPase MeaB, giving the protein MSLLAEKALHGDIRALARIISLVENEAPETEEIMKYLYPHTGKALVIGITGSPGAGKSTLVDKLISEFRKKDKSVGIIAVDPSSPFSGGAILADRIRMQRHANDKDVFIRSMGTRGSLGGVSRSTREAVKILDACGKDVILIETVGVGQSEIDIVKLADTVCLVLVPGMGDDIQIMKAGIMEIADVFVVNKADRPGAEKIVAEVKLMLDLIGKTAWYPPINMTVAEKGDGVAELVEGIEKHHEFLKESAQGLRKQKNKVVEEVREILSRDIAKKVEKAWQNQGTNEHIEAILEKETDPYTVAHAILHDVVKNEG